atgcccctccagcggcaacccagtactgggaaacatttgtTATATAAGTTATATACAAGAATGCAAACTCACAAAAATAAGCGTAATTTATGCGTACTTGCCATGAACATGCAGGAATTGTCTCAATCGGGTCTTCCAAGCAAGTTACAAATGTTTAAATCCAGTGGAAAATGCACAACACACAGCATGAGTAATCCAAAGTGAGTGCatttgatcatttacatttaaagccacaggcacaaaaaCAGCTTGGTTTTCCTGACCCCCAAAATTAAATCTTCTGTAAggtatatgatctgattttgagctaAAACCTCAGACACATTTTGggaagacttattttacatcttgtaaaaaaggttTTATAATAGGAATCCTTTAAAGGGATTGTTGACGCAGAAATCAAAATAGCCTTACTATTTAAtgtccctcatgtggttttaaatctttaCGAGTTTCTTggtcctgttaaacacaaaagaagatcttatggaaaaaatgctggctttctttgtgttccagaagaaaggaaatgtttaaaaccacatgacagagagtaaatggtaaggtcatttttatttgtgggtgaaacatccatttcatgcttgTCGCTTTGTGGCTTCATTCTAaaagttcatttgtttttttttaaagacctgatggtgctgaaagaagagacccATCAATGGAATGAAATGGAAGACAAACATCAAGACATATtaactgatgaaaaacccacactgactaaaaagacttcatcacacggaagacctcggaaatccaaatctTTGTGTAATTTTAGCAGTAACcagtgtagaaagagtttcagtcaaaagccaAAGCTTGATGTTCACAATAGGGAGAAACTTTACAcctgcaaacagtgtggaaagagttttccTAAAATTGATGGCTTTAaagcccacatgagaattcacattggagagaggccgtacaaatgccaacagtgtggaaagagttttacgcAAAATAGCAACCTTGAAGttcacatgagaactcacaatgAAGGAAGAATTTTTACTTGCAGACAGTGTGGGAAAGGTTTTGCTAAAAAACACAACCTtaacatccacatgaggattcacgctggagagaaaccttacacatgcacagaatgTGGTCAAAGTTTCCCATATAAAACCACATTCAATagccacatgaggattcacactggagagaaaccttacagatgcacagagtgtggtaaaagctTCACACATAAAAGCACATTCAATAACCACaggagaattcacactggagagaaaccttacagatgcacagagtgtggtaaaagtttcacacataaaaacacactcgATAACCATaagagaactcacactggagagaaaccttacacatgcaccgAGTGTGGTAAACGTTTCCCATATAAAAGCACACTCAATAACCAtatgagaactcacactggagagaagccgtttgcatgtgctcagtgtggaaagagattCAGAGCCAAAGCTAGCCTCATGAATCACACGAATcgtcacactggaaccatagtgttcacatgtgatcagtgtggaaagagtctcacacaCAAAGACTCCATTAAGAACCATATGAAGATTCACTCAGGAGAGCgttttagatgcagtgagtgtggaaagggtTTTAATTGTAAAAGAAGCCTCAGTactcacatgaagcttcacaatggagagcagagTCCTCAAAATTGAGGCCTTGTCCACAGAAACACAGGTATATTCAAAACGGCAGCTTGTTCATATAGTTTGGCTGTTCAATgacatgaagtttatttataaactacttttgagagGATGACATGCTATGATtgtccacagctggtcctgcattagctaatatGATTCACCAATCCAATGAtttttaactcactataaataacgttcgaggttacagaagtaacccttcgttccccgaggaggggaacggaagtgccatgaatgggaggattcggatcagaagccgcttatctggagagtattgaacgggccaatgaatgaaattaattggcagcgtaagcttgcgcaggtgtgcgacatctgcaattatctcagcatataagcacacctgagccagcagacgccatccttttaagctgaagagactttcaaacagctaagggacagtcattatggcgacggaatatggcacttccgttcccctcctcggggaacgaagggttacttctgtaacctcgaacgttccccttcggttggggaacttcagtgccatgaatgggagaatatggaaagcgccataatgactgcaccttaccaacacccccgatgaggagatagtcaagcaagcgtgacgcacccacatcatggggggcgcggtcctccaacgtgtccctggccctaatttatcctacttcaacagaagttttacggatttagatatattttttgggaagtcgtgagcatctagataattctaggaaatacgacagtacgttgggaagcgtgcaatcccgatagggaggacgctgcggaggccatccgttacccaagggggggatagatggcagaatttacctatggactagccctaaaaagggggagtacgcatagcaaagagtggttagcggagagggaagacacgggtccgcccaggggggggacttaaccgtggcggaataagcatatgggatcgcctagtggggatcacgcatagcaggcacctatacccaaaacgcgggctgaccagcgggcagacctacaacgtagtgggccagcaagtgactcctccgctgagtcagtgctgggggccacggaggaatctgcagggctcacctgacggggaactttactgacagataaaaaaggcgcacgtacctccgtgttagggagaatggcgcagcaagcgtgtttcaacaccctaccgagttgtctcctcaatcaccaaagggttacctaatacccttgaggaaaccggctccactcgcagattgtaaaaccttgcaaatgtgttgggtgtcgcccagcccgcagctctacagatgtctgttagagaggcgccgcgtgcacgcgcccaagaggatgcaacgctccgagtggagtgtgcacgtactcccgggggacacggctgacctcgactcgaataagcgagtgaaatggcatccacaatccagtgggataatctttgtttcgatacggcacttccctgctgccgaccgccataacagacaaagagctgctcagatgatctaaaattctgagtacggtccacataaatgcgcagagcgcgaactggacaaagtaaagaaagggctgggtctgcctcctccgggggcagcgcttgcaggttcactacctgatctctaaagggggtggtaggaaccttgggcacataaccggggcggggtctcaggataacgtgagagtaatccggcccgaattccaggcacgagtcactgaccgaaaatgcctccaggtccccgaccctcttgatggaggccaacgcaaccagcagagctgtcttcagggacagaaatcttagagatactgattcgagtggctcaaagggatcggatcgcagactcgtgagaacgagggcgagatcccaagagggcatgagaggggggcgagatggattaattcgcctagcacccctaaggaactggatgaccaggttatgctttcccacggtgccgccagctaccgcgctatgataagcggagatggcggccacgtaaaccttgagagtggagggcgacagcctgctgtccaacttctcttgaaggaaagagagcacaacactaatctggcaatttcgggggtcttctctgcgagagacgcaccattcagtgaatagactccacttcagggcgtaggcgcgcctcgtggatggggctctagcctgagtgatggtattaaccaccgcagtcggtaggttacctaagtcttcctcgcgtctagggaccacacgtggaggttccaaagatcggggcgagggtgccagatggtgccctgtccctgagagagtaggtcctctctcaaagggatccgccaggggagggccgtcgcgaggagtgagagctctgatatccaggtccagttgggccaaaggggcgcaactagcagaacctgttcctcgtcctccctgaccttgcacagaaactgcgcgagcaggctcactgggggaaacgcatacttgcgcatgccccgaggccagctgtgggccagtgcatccgtgccgagagagccctcggtcagggaaaaaaacaactggcagtgagcgttctcgggggaagcaaacagatcgatctgggcctccccgaatcgcgcccatatcagctgaacagactcggggtggagtctccattctccagggcgtaacagctgtcgtgagagcgcatcggctgcacgattgagcgtgcctgggacgtgaatggcgcgcagcgatttcagccgcgggtgactccagaggagcagacggcgggcgagctgagacatgcggcgagagcgcataccccccatgcggttgatatacgccgccgccgccgtactgtccgtcctgaccagcacgtgttgccgctccagcaccggtaaaaagcggtggagagcgaggaacactgccaacagctctaggcgattgatatgccaatgcagctgggcacccttccagaggcccgcagccgcatgcccgcgacacacggccccccaacccgtgttggaagcgtctgttgaaacaacaacatggctggacgcctgtcctagaggcacaccggcctgtaggaacgaggggtcgttccaagggctgagggcgcggcgacacagcgcagtaaccgagacccggtgtgtgcccgcgtgccatgcgcgtctggggacccgatcgtgaagccagtgctgaagtggtctcatatggagcaacccgagcggcgtgacggcggctgcggatgccatatgccccaggagcctctgaaagaacttcagtgggaccactagtttgctgtcgagctccctcagacagttcagcaacaggcgagcgcgttcctcggagaggtgcgctaccatggtgatcgagtccagctccatcccgagaaaagaaatcctctgcacgggggcgagttgctcttttctcggttgacctgaagccccagtaggcggagatgccgaagcacctcgtccctgtgcataatcaattgctcccgcgagtggg
The Danio rerio strain Tuebingen ecotype United States chromosome 4, GRCz12tu, whole genome shotgun sequence genome window above contains:
- the LOC101885193 gene encoding uncharacterized protein isoform X1, whose product is MAFIKEESEDVKIEETFTVKQEDLQEQTDLMVLKEETHQWNEMEDKHQDILTDEKPTLTKKTSSHGRPRKSKSLCNFSSNQCRKSFSQKPKLDVHNREKLYTCKQCGKSFPKIDGFKAHMRIHIGERPYKCQQCGKSFTQNSNLEVHMRTHNEGRIFTCRQCGKGFAKKHNLNIHMRIHAGEKPYTCTECGQSFPYKTTFNSHMRIHTGEKPYRCTECGKSFTHKSTFNNHRRIHTGEKPYRCTECGKSFTHKNTLDNHKRTHTGEKPYTCTECGKRFPYKSTLNNHMRTHTGEKPFACAQCGKRFRAKASLMNHTNRHTGTIVFTCDQCGKSLTHKDSIKNHMKIHSGERFRCSECGKGFNCKRSLSTHMKLHNGEQSPQN
- the LOC101885193 gene encoding uncharacterized protein isoform X2, with product MVLKEETHQWNEMEDKHQDILTDEKPTLTKKTSSHGRPRKSKSLCNFSSNQCRKSFSQKPKLDVHNREKLYTCKQCGKSFPKIDGFKAHMRIHIGERPYKCQQCGKSFTQNSNLEVHMRTHNEGRIFTCRQCGKGFAKKHNLNIHMRIHAGEKPYTCTECGQSFPYKTTFNSHMRIHTGEKPYRCTECGKSFTHKSTFNNHRRIHTGEKPYRCTECGKSFTHKNTLDNHKRTHTGEKPYTCTECGKRFPYKSTLNNHMRTHTGEKPFACAQCGKRFRAKASLMNHTNRHTGTIVFTCDQCGKSLTHKDSIKNHMKIHSGERFRCSECGKGFNCKRSLSTHMKLHNGEQSPQN